One segment of Amycolatopsis alba DSM 44262 DNA contains the following:
- a CDS encoding TolB family protein produces the protein MKRTRVGIAAIVVAVAAGAAFVGLRSGDAVAEQQLDLAHGGMLYVDEAGRVRQEDRVGPSCRRVDVAAGTLACLRATAVPDQAELIVTKPGAEPRRISEWGTPSRVRVSPSGRLVSWTVFRAGDSYLGGVGTFSTTAGIFDLGTGSHYGSLEDFTFIVDGKPYTGQDLNYWGVTFARDDRTFYATARSADGTWLVRGDLRGRTLTALRRNVECPSLSPDGTRVAYKFRDGDRWRLHVLSLVDDRDVPLADPAHLDDQPQWLDDRTVSYGRDKAIYQVPADGTGAPVLLRPAASSPAVVR, from the coding sequence ATGAAACGGACAAGGGTGGGAATCGCGGCGATCGTGGTGGCGGTGGCGGCCGGGGCTGCCTTCGTCGGGCTGCGTTCCGGCGACGCGGTCGCGGAACAGCAGCTGGACCTGGCCCATGGCGGAATGCTGTACGTAGACGAGGCGGGCCGGGTCCGGCAGGAAGACCGCGTCGGGCCGTCCTGCCGGCGCGTGGACGTCGCGGCGGGAACCCTGGCGTGCCTGCGTGCGACGGCGGTGCCCGACCAGGCCGAGCTGATCGTCACGAAACCGGGAGCGGAACCGCGGCGGATCTCCGAATGGGGCACGCCGTCGCGAGTCCGGGTCTCCCCTTCCGGGCGGCTCGTGAGCTGGACGGTCTTCCGCGCCGGCGACTCCTATCTGGGCGGGGTCGGCACGTTCTCCACCACCGCCGGGATCTTCGATCTCGGCACCGGAAGCCACTACGGCTCACTGGAGGACTTCACGTTCATCGTGGACGGAAAGCCGTACACGGGACAGGACCTGAACTACTGGGGAGTGACCTTCGCCAGGGACGATCGGACGTTCTACGCCACCGCCAGGTCGGCGGACGGTACCTGGCTGGTGCGGGGCGATCTCCGCGGCCGGACGCTGACCGCGCTGCGGCGCAACGTCGAATGCCCGTCGCTCTCGCCGGACGGCACCCGCGTCGCCTACAAGTTCCGCGACGGCGACCGCTGGCGGCTGCACGTCCTGTCCCTCGTGGACGATCGCGACGTCCCGCTCGCCGACCCGGCGCATCTGGACGACCAGCCACAATGGCTCGACGACCGGACCGTCTCCTATGGACGGGACAAAGCGATCTACCAGGTGCCCGCCGACGGGACCGGCGCACCCGTCCTGCTCCGCCCGGCCGCCTCCTCCCCCGCGGTGGTGCGGTGA
- a CDS encoding sensor histidine kinase — protein MPSDRETSVEAEFLTVVGRFAGPARGAGLVVISVFGVLATPSGALPLSFGLLALALGTAVAEHLAGKTGRGKPVALALTLVRAAAICGTQFLTAPEAGELNQWALNVLTITAITLQWEWPPKITVPAVACLLAIEVVPLGFEDGFSVVLRVLLEASLARGAFLLLARTTRRIDHLRERRARLAREESLAVERRRQEREYLAVLHDTAAATFLTVAQRGETADPAAVAEYARRDLAILTGESGPGSVVDLETSLRGVLAQSPVKVETIWSPVPPIPASAALALVRAVREALVNVDRHAGVGEARLTVTDGVRVTVRDEGRGFDPAATPAQRRGVRGSLLERMAAAGGRAEVTSAPGAGTTVDLVWPHE, from the coding sequence GTGCCGTCAGATCGTGAAACCTCCGTCGAAGCGGAGTTCTTGACGGTCGTCGGCCGGTTCGCCGGTCCGGCGCGGGGCGCCGGGCTGGTGGTGATCAGCGTCTTCGGCGTCCTCGCGACGCCGTCCGGCGCGCTCCCTCTCTCCTTCGGGCTGCTCGCGCTGGCACTGGGCACCGCGGTGGCCGAGCACCTGGCGGGGAAGACCGGCCGCGGCAAGCCGGTGGCGCTCGCGCTGACGCTGGTGCGCGCGGCGGCGATCTGCGGCACGCAGTTCCTCACCGCGCCCGAAGCGGGCGAGCTTAACCAGTGGGCGCTGAATGTCCTCACGATCACCGCGATCACCCTCCAGTGGGAGTGGCCGCCGAAGATCACCGTGCCCGCCGTCGCCTGCCTGCTGGCGATCGAGGTGGTGCCGCTCGGTTTCGAGGACGGCTTCTCGGTGGTGCTGCGGGTGCTGCTCGAAGCCTCGCTCGCCAGGGGCGCCTTCCTCCTGCTGGCACGCACGACGCGCCGGATCGACCATCTCCGCGAACGCCGGGCCCGCCTGGCACGCGAGGAATCCCTTGCGGTGGAACGACGACGTCAGGAACGGGAGTATCTGGCCGTCCTGCACGACACGGCGGCGGCCACCTTCCTCACGGTGGCCCAGCGCGGCGAAACCGCGGACCCGGCGGCGGTCGCCGAGTACGCCCGCCGGGATCTCGCGATCCTCACCGGCGAATCCGGTCCCGGCAGCGTGGTCGACCTCGAGACCTCGTTGCGCGGCGTCCTCGCGCAGAGCCCGGTGAAGGTCGAGACGATCTGGTCGCCGGTCCCGCCGATCCCGGCGTCGGCGGCGCTCGCGCTGGTCCGGGCCGTGCGTGAGGCGCTGGTGAACGTCGACAGGCACGCCGGTGTCGGCGAGGCCCGGCTGACCGTGACGGACGGGGTCCGGGTGACCGTCCGGGACGAAGGCCGCGGTTTCGACCCGGCGGCGACCCCGGCGCAGCGGCGAGGGGTCCGGGGCTCGCTCCTCGAGCGCATGGCCGCGGCGGGTGGCCGGGCCGAGGTGACCTCCGCGCCCGGTGCGGGGACCACGGTGGATCTGGTGTGGCCCCATGAATGA
- a CDS encoding response regulator transcription factor — MAFATELTAVVVDDHPAVRAGVVHWLSSGTPPVTVVAEGEDVRAAWIGEGARADVVILDLHLNSTTPAMGDLRRLTEAGRRVVVYSMRADDETVLQCLELGALSYLTKAEGAEHLLEAVRAAAADRSYTPPSLAGALAGDRSERRPALSARETEVLIEWFQSESKDFVAHRLGISPNTVNSHLERIRVKYAQIGREAPTKAALVARAIQDGLIGVSDL, encoded by the coding sequence ATGGCGTTCGCGACCGAACTGACCGCGGTGGTCGTCGACGATCATCCGGCCGTACGGGCCGGGGTCGTGCACTGGCTGTCGTCGGGTACCCCGCCGGTCACCGTCGTGGCCGAGGGTGAGGACGTCCGGGCCGCCTGGATCGGCGAGGGCGCGCGGGCCGACGTCGTCATCCTCGATCTGCACCTCAACAGCACCACCCCGGCGATGGGCGATCTGCGCCGTCTCACCGAGGCGGGCCGCCGCGTCGTCGTCTACTCGATGCGGGCCGACGACGAGACCGTCCTGCAGTGCCTCGAACTCGGCGCGCTCAGCTATCTCACCAAGGCCGAGGGCGCGGAGCACCTCCTCGAAGCCGTGCGCGCGGCGGCGGCCGACCGGTCGTACACGCCGCCGTCGCTGGCGGGCGCGCTGGCCGGGGACCGCTCGGAGCGGCGTCCCGCCCTGTCCGCGCGGGAGACCGAGGTGCTCATCGAGTGGTTCCAGTCCGAGTCGAAGGATTTCGTCGCGCACCGGCTGGGGATCTCGCCGAACACGGTCAACTCGCATCTCGAGCGGATCCGGGTGAAATACGCCCAGATCGGCCGGGAGGCCCCGACCAAGGCCGCGCTCGTCGCGCGGGCGATCCAGGACGGGCTGATCGGCGTGAGCGATTTGTGA
- a CDS encoding SRPBCC family protein, with product MVHVHRTITVRTPAQTVVDYLKDFAHAEAWDPGTVSCTRADTGPIIVGARWHNVSEFRGKKTELTYRLDRLEPDRIVFVGDNKTATSTDDLTVTEEDGTTTISYHATIEFHGLAKLADPFLKRQFEKMGDELVPEMTKALEAL from the coding sequence GTGGTCCACGTGCACCGGACGATCACCGTCCGAACCCCCGCCCAGACCGTCGTCGACTATCTGAAGGACTTCGCGCACGCGGAGGCGTGGGACCCCGGCACCGTGTCCTGCACCCGCGCCGACACCGGCCCGATCATCGTCGGGGCCCGGTGGCACAACGTGTCCGAGTTCCGCGGCAAGAAGACCGAGCTCACCTATCGGCTCGACCGGCTGGAGCCGGATCGGATCGTGTTCGTCGGCGACAACAAGACCGCCACCTCCACCGACGATCTGACGGTGACCGAAGAAGACGGCACGACGACCATCAGCTACCACGCCACCATCGAGTTCCACGGGCTGGCGAAACTCGCGGACCCCTTCCTGAAGCGGCAGTTCGAGAAAATGGGCGATGAGCTGGTGCCGGAGATGACGAAGGCTCTCGAAGCGCTTTAG
- a CDS encoding 3-deoxy-7-phosphoheptulonate synthase codes for MPDQDTLPSPAEVATSDVMPAEIARHRETVADVLARRDSRLLVVVGPCSVHDTDGALEYAQRLAEVSGRFADDLVVVLRAYLEKPRTIAGWTGLVPDPTLDGKGDLASGVRIGRRFLADAAATGLPLAYEFVDPFLAPYFADTISWGAIGARTVASQPHRHLASWLPMPVGMKNCVSGRLDTAVAAVRAAALPHVFPGAAADGRPRIQRSTGNPDAHLVLRGGPKPNHHAHAVADALDALTAAALPHRLVVDASHGNSGKDHNRQPVVVADLADQISAGNDALAGVMIESYLSDGRQDVGATRPRPDLSITDACLGWDRTLPLLESLACANAVRRLSAPRRAGAARN; via the coding sequence ATGCCTGACCAGGACACCCTGCCCAGCCCGGCCGAGGTGGCCACGAGCGACGTCATGCCGGCCGAGATCGCCCGGCACCGCGAAACCGTCGCGGACGTCCTGGCGCGACGCGACTCGCGGCTGCTCGTCGTCGTGGGCCCGTGTTCGGTGCACGACACCGACGGCGCGCTCGAGTACGCGCAGCGGCTCGCCGAGGTGTCCGGGCGCTTCGCCGACGACCTCGTCGTCGTCCTGCGTGCTTACCTGGAGAAACCGCGGACGATCGCGGGCTGGACCGGCCTGGTGCCCGACCCCACCCTGGACGGCAAGGGCGATCTCGCGTCCGGTGTCCGCATCGGACGGCGGTTCCTTGCCGACGCCGCCGCGACCGGGCTGCCGCTGGCGTACGAGTTCGTCGACCCGTTCCTGGCGCCCTACTTCGCCGACACCATCAGCTGGGGCGCGATCGGCGCGCGGACGGTGGCCAGCCAGCCGCACCGGCACCTGGCGTCGTGGCTGCCGATGCCGGTGGGCATGAAAAACTGCGTCTCCGGGCGGCTGGACACGGCCGTCGCCGCGGTCCGGGCGGCCGCGCTGCCGCACGTGTTCCCCGGCGCCGCGGCCGACGGGCGGCCGCGGATCCAGCGCAGCACCGGTAACCCGGACGCCCACCTCGTCCTGCGTGGTGGCCCGAAACCGAACCACCACGCCCACGCCGTCGCGGACGCCCTCGACGCGCTGACCGCCGCCGCCCTGCCGCACCGGCTCGTCGTCGACGCCTCGCACGGCAACAGCGGCAAGGACCACAACCGGCAGCCCGTCGTCGTCGCGGACCTGGCCGATCAGATCTCGGCGGGCAACGACGCGCTGGCCGGGGTGATGATCGAGTCGTACCTCTCCGACGGCAGGCAGGACGTCGGAGCCACGCGGCCGCGGCCTGACCTGAGCATCACCGACGCCTGCCTCGGCTGGGACCGGACCTTGCCGCTGCTGGAGTCCCTCGCTTGCGCGAACGCTGTCCGACGCCTGAGCGCTCCGCGACGCGCCGGAGCCGCACGCAATTAG
- a CDS encoding DHA2 family efflux MFS transporter permease subunit: MTARPIDAALWRTAAVLVLGTFMATLDSTIVSVGVDTLAEEFGAPVTGVQWVTTAYLLAVVTAVPASGWLADRFGGRRVWLTAVTVFLLASLLCALAPTLPALIAFRVLQGLAGGLLPPTGQALLARAAGPDRIGRVISVVGLVPLLSPVLGPLASGTILAVADWPWLFYVNLPVGVVAVILARRWVPAGEPGGRGDRFDFRGALLLSPGLAVLVFGLTWFEQGNPVVAGIAVAAGAVMLAAFVRHGLRAEAPLLDPRLFTKPPFGVAALALVLLGASVFGTMFLLPLYLQRGAGLSTWDTGLLLVPQGLGAAAGSVLVNRLVDRISPRTLVLSGIGLVAIGTAPFTQLGPGLPDWVIVVSLLLRGFGAALIGAPVMTIVYRRVEPARLPRAAGALNLLNTLGGSIGTAVLAVVLQARLAARGPDVAAAFADAFWCVLGLAVVAVAGATRLPRAGVAAPDKKKGHADA; encoded by the coding sequence GTGACCGCGCGCCCGATCGACGCCGCGCTGTGGCGCACGGCGGCCGTGCTGGTGCTCGGCACCTTCATGGCGACCTTGGACAGCACGATCGTCTCGGTCGGCGTCGACACGCTCGCCGAGGAGTTCGGCGCGCCCGTCACCGGCGTCCAGTGGGTGACCACGGCGTACCTGCTGGCCGTGGTCACCGCGGTGCCGGCGTCCGGCTGGCTCGCCGACCGGTTCGGCGGCCGCCGCGTCTGGCTCACCGCCGTCACCGTGTTCCTGCTGGCTTCCCTGCTGTGCGCGCTGGCGCCGACGTTGCCCGCGCTCATCGCTTTCCGTGTCCTGCAAGGGCTCGCGGGCGGTCTGCTGCCACCGACCGGGCAGGCGCTGCTGGCCCGCGCCGCCGGACCGGACCGGATCGGCCGCGTGATCAGCGTCGTCGGCCTGGTGCCGCTGCTGTCGCCGGTGCTCGGACCGTTGGCGAGCGGCACGATCCTCGCCGTCGCAGACTGGCCGTGGCTGTTCTACGTCAACCTCCCGGTCGGGGTGGTGGCGGTGATCCTGGCGCGGCGCTGGGTCCCGGCCGGTGAACCCGGTGGCCGGGGCGACAGGTTCGACTTCCGGGGCGCGCTGCTGCTTTCGCCGGGACTCGCGGTGCTGGTGTTCGGGCTGACCTGGTTCGAACAGGGGAACCCGGTGGTCGCCGGGATCGCGGTCGCGGCGGGGGCCGTGATGCTCGCGGCGTTCGTCCGGCACGGCCTGCGGGCCGAAGCGCCGCTGCTCGACCCGCGGCTGTTCACCAAACCGCCGTTCGGGGTCGCCGCACTCGCACTGGTGCTGCTCGGCGCGTCCGTGTTCGGCACGATGTTCCTGCTCCCGCTCTACCTTCAGCGTGGCGCCGGACTGTCCACTTGGGATACCGGCCTGCTGCTGGTGCCCCAGGGCCTCGGCGCGGCGGCCGGGTCGGTACTGGTGAACCGGCTCGTCGACCGGATCTCGCCGCGCACCCTGGTGCTGAGCGGGATCGGGCTGGTCGCCATCGGCACCGCGCCCTTCACCCAGCTCGGCCCCGGCCTTCCGGACTGGGTGATCGTGGTTTCCCTGCTGCTACGCGGTTTCGGCGCGGCACTGATCGGCGCGCCGGTGATGACGATCGTCTACCGCCGGGTCGAACCCGCCCGGTTGCCCCGCGCGGCCGGGGCGCTGAACCTGCTCAACACGCTCGGCGGCTCGATCGGCACCGCGGTGCTGGCCGTGGTGCTGCAGGCCCGGCTGGCCGCGCGCGGCCCGGACGTCGCCGCGGCCTTCGCCGACGCTTTCTGGTGTGTTCTCGGCCTCGCCGTCGTGGCGGTCGCCGGTGCGACGCGGCTGCCTCGTGCCGGGGTGGCCGCCCCCGACAAGAAGAAAGGTCACGCGGATGCCTGA